The DNA region TTGGCCGCTAAACTCGGAGAAACTCACCGAAAATCCAACGACGCTAAGAATGAAGGCCACCATGATGGAACAGAAGGTGAAGCCGAAAGCGGCGAGTTCAGACCTAGCGTAGAGAGAGATGATATAGCTCCAAAGCATGCTCGCCACGCCGTAAAGCCAGAAGACGGGGAACATGTAGCCGGCGAAGTACCAGTTCTCCACATTAGCTGACAGGGCCAGGGTGGCCAacgcggcgatgatgataACGATGGTCATATCGATCATGGTGTAGGAGATCCATAGTGGGCCAGGACGGACTCTGTTGGAGTATTGCAAAGCTCTAACATTTTGTAGCTTCTCATATGCCGGGTAGAGTGCGAAGAAGGCTGGGTAGATGGTATGGAGGAATGCGAGGAGCTGTTACGCGATTAGTAAAGCTCTACTGAGAAGCAAGCAAGCGTGACTTACCACTGCTGCGATGAGACCACTGCCGGCATCAAGCTATATCATCGGTCGACGGTTAGTGGTACGTTCCGATTGGTGAGGAGAGGCATAGGGTCGCAGGGCATATTGACTCACAGGAACCGAGCTACTGAAAAAGGCCAGCTGGACAGCAATAGAAACGCCGCTCCTTGCCTGGCTCCAGAGGTTCTGCATCAACACTGGCGTGTCGTAACCGAGCTCGGGATTGTACGCGATCGTGGGCTTCTGCGACGCGTCGCCCATGTAGAGTGCCCCTGGGGCGACAGTCGAGGCGTTGTCATGTACACGCCGCTGGAAGTTTTCAAAGCCGTCTTGAAAAACAAAGTCGGAATCGAAACTTTGAGAGCCATATCTCTTTCCAACGGGGAACTTGTCGACAGTGTGGAACATGCTGTCTCGGGCAGACCGTGGTCCTACGAGCATCGACATGGCCCCCGAGCCGAGCGAATCGGTATAACCTGATTGAGCGAGGTCGACCAACCAAGGCTCGTCAAAGATGGATGGTTCAAAGCTCTGACATTTAGGGGGCACGTATGGGTAGGTATCAATGCCATCCGTAACCATTAGCAGGGAAGTGATCGCCGGCGAAAAAGCCAGGGGAATGACCATGGCGAGGATGTACCACCAGAAGTTGCTCCGGAAGATCATGACGCGCTTGATGGTCAAGGCGCCGAGTTGCTGGAAGAAATTGGTCCTGTTGCCCGAGGACAGTTCACCATCGGACCATCCATCAtcctggacgagggcgaggggcgCTGTGTCGGTCTTTGAGGAAAAGTTCGAGTTCCTCTTCTCGAGTTCTTCGGTTTCGTTGGCAACTTTCAGGAAGACGTCCTCGATAGTAGGTCCGGTAACTAGGACGTCCGACAGGCCAGCGGCTTCAAGGGACGACAGCAGATGGGTCGCCGATGTCGAGTCAGGGGTGTTGAAGACAGTCTGCCCTTGATATACCACTGACGGATACTGGGACCGGGGCACGTTCTCGATCTGAGGCACATGTACACGGTATCCTCCTCCGTAAGTGTTCTTCAGTTCCGCCGGGGAGCCCTGGCATTTCAGGTGGCCGCGGgaaacgacgacgacctggtcGGCAAGGACCTCGCATTCGTCGAGGAAATGTGTCGTCAGAATGATGGATCGCTTGGAGCGCTCGGCGAGGACAATATTCCAGATGGCCCGACGTGAAACGGGATCCTGTCGATGGTTAGTCGCGAACAGTAGAGGGCAACGATGGGAGGCTTACCATGCCGGTCGTCACCTCGTCCATGAGACAGACCGAGCTTCCACCAGCGAGCATGCATGTCAGCTGAACCTTACGCTTCTGACCTCCACTGAGTGTCCCGACTTGGCTATTCATCTTGAGACTCAGATCGCACGATTCGACAAGTTGTTCAAGCTGCGCCCGAGTGGCAGATCCTCCCTTTATCTGGTCCCAGATTGCAGCGTGTTCCAGGACTGTCAACTGCTCCCATTGTATGTTCTTTTGCGGACAGAAGCCTGTTGCCGGAGAGTTAGAAGTAGTGACCGATGGAAGCATTGCTTGGCGCGAGTGTCAAGACTCACCGATTTGCGACGCAGAGGCGTTGATCCGTATCGACCCACTCGTGGGGCGTTGTCTTCCCGTGATCAAGTCCATTGTCGTTGTTTTCCCGGAACCGTTGATGCCCAGGAGACAAAGGATCTGCTGCTTCTGGCTGGTGAAGTCCAAGGAGTCGACGGCCGTGAAAGAGCGGCGGAAACTGccacagcaacaacagcacaTCCGTCTCCAGATAGAAGGGGGGTATGTCTTGGTAAGGCCGGTCACCTCGAGTGCCGTTGTGCTGTCGGCAGCCTTGGAACCCGTCTTGAAGCTGCGCCGTCGGGTGCTAATTCCATGAACGAATGTTTCGATCAGGATAGCGACCAGAGGGAACACAACAATAGTCAGGCACAAGCAGGACCAGAGCGTTCCGATACTTGCCTGATGCACCGCGAGGCCTGGCGTGGGGGGGATGGCGTAGATGTTTGCTGCAATACCAGCCTTCTCGTATCGGGCCAAGGAGTTTAAGACGAAGATGTAGCTGCAACTGGGGAAGACGGCAGAAAAGAGGATAGCCACCAGCGCGGAGATTGGCTCTGCTTGACTGTCGAGGAGCATGGCAAACATGGCCATGCCGGCCAAAGCAGCAACGGCGTAAATGGCGGAGTATCGGACGGCGAACGTGGCACCGAAGACGCAGCCGCTGGTTAGAGCCCATCCGGTAAGGACTTGCCAGAGAATCGGGATGCCAGCATTCGAGGTCGGGAGAAGGAGACTTGAGAAGACTAGGTAGATGCATTAGCAGTCTGAAGACGACTAGACTAGAGAGAGGCGATGGAGAGAACATACTTCCTCCCAAAATGACCCAAGTCGGGAAGTAGATGATGTCGAATGCGATCACATAGCTCAAGACACGGGCAGAGGCTGCGCCGCCACCCATCACATCGATCAGTTGCGACATGCCAGACTCGCGCTCTGAGGAGATCATGCCGACAATGTGGAATACAAGAGAGAGCATGCTGGCAAAGCACACAATTCCCAGCCCACCGAGTATCATGTCGATGGAAGCCCGGCGTTTAATCGCTTTTGCCTGGTCCTGTGATATACGAGTGAACATGTAGGTGTCGGGGACGATGGTCGAGTTCGTGATGGcctggtcgacggcgagTTGCAGCGGTGTGAACATGTTGCCAGTGGCCTTGCTGGGCTGGGTGACATCGAAGGTTGAGCGGGACTTGGATGAGCTGACCCGGATGGTATAATTCCACTGCCCGTCACCGGTGTTGCTCAGGGGCGAGTcgttgaagacgacggcggcaaaACAGTCGGTACGTCCGTTCATGTCCGTCGGGCATTTCTCCATTAGCTGCCTCTCGTTCTGAAGCAACTCTACGCGAGCCCTGCTTCCCAGGGGCGCCGTGATGTCTCTGATCGCCTTAGATACATCATCTCCTGCGTTGGGAGActggatgaagaagagcttCGCGCCGTTCGGGATAGATTCGGACAGTGTTTGGGCGGGCGAGGGGCTGCCGACGCCGTACTTGCTGCTCGGTGAGGAGAGACCTGGGAGTCCGAGGGCtagggcgaggacgacgatggggaTGACCAGGGAGCAGATCAGCGTCGAGAGCCATTGTCGTGTCAAAGTTACTAGCAAGATCTTCTTAGTCAAGGCCTGGGTTTGCCGAAGCCAGAGAAAGGTGCCGGAGAAGATCATCGTGGCTGATGGCGTTGAAGTGAATTGACTTGAAGAGACCAAGAGAGCATGCCGTATGAATATCGACAACTCCTGATGTGGTATTTGTGGTTCAGCAAGTTGCTGAAGACGTAGGATTCGGTTCTAGCTCTTTGCTCCTGACAAGGAGATCAACTCTGATGAACTGAAACTCGGGCTTTAGGACTATGACTAGGGCAGCACTCAGCTCCAGCATTTACCTAGTGGTCTTTGAGAGGCATTGCTCTTAGCCCAGGAAAGCCAATCCCGCTTGGGTTCGAGCGGCTAGCTCATCTCGTGTGGTGTCTCGGCGTCGATTAGTCCAGCAGGCAGCTACATTGCGCCGCGCTTGACTGGCTGCTAGAAGGACGGGCCCAATTCTTTAATCCGGCTGCCTAGAATGCGAAGTAACTACATAGCCTGAAACAGGGATCCCTACGTCTGCTTGCCGGTGGGATGCCATGACTAGCTCACACTACAACCCTCCGGTAGAAGACCTTTTAGCGGTTTTTTTTACCTTGGTTTATCTCGATTCTTCATTTTAGATGAGACGAGAGTTGTGAACAGTGTGGCGTAGACCACCCTgcgaaggcgaggaagatcGCAACAGCAACCGTGCTTTGTTGCATCCATCCCATCGGTTGCTACAGTTCAGTCGCCCCAAGGTATTTCCCGGCTTCCCAGCGCGGTCTCAAAAATAGAGCCCGTGTCCAGTACAGCCTCCAGTCTGGAACGAGTATGATTCTCAGGAGGAATGGAACAAGAGAGGGGCGAGAGACCAGCACAAAAATGGGCTACCACACAAAAGCAACCCTGCGAGTCGCCAATGCGTGCTCCTAAgcgccgatgacgaccgGAGTGAACAGAGCGGCCCTGCCCACAACTTGACCTTCCATAGCGCCTTAGCCCCAGAACATGATCATTGACATGAAGAAAACTCTGGTTTCGGTGTGCCGGAAGTGTGGACAGGAAGCCCTTGGCGGAGACTCTGCCAATGTCAAAGGATAGGTCGACAGCTGAGAGGCTAGCCGAGTCCGCACCAACATGGCAGAGCTGCGAATGGAGTGATGCTCTCTGCTCCTGAAAAGCattactctctctctcgccggCGAAGTATCGATTCGTCACTTGATGTGTAGACTTTTCCGATGATTTTGGATACCCGAGATTCCCTCAGCGATACCAGTAGGAATGGGCCCTTTCGCCCCCTGGGTCATCACCCCCAGGGGCTTCCCCCGCCCACCACAGGGAGGTCGACCCGCGGGCGGGTAAAGAATGACTTAATGATAAGTTAATTGACTGTAGATAGCAAGTTAGCCCAAACTTCAGAGGTGTTCGAACCAGTTGCGATTTAGTAATTCGTATTCAGTTCATTGGAAACCGAGAGACTCGATATGCGTGCTTAAAGTTCATTCATGTCCAGAAGCTGGCCATACGCTTGTATACTTATCTCGACGAGCCTTAGCAGTCATCTCCACTCCCTGAGTAGCTTTCTCAGTCGCAATTTACGACAATAGGCGAATGGTGAGCTCGATGTCGTAGTCTCCGACCCCGCCAGCCTCATCTGGTGGGTGAACTCACGTGGCGCCCAGTGAGATGCCACTATTTTCCATGATTTCACGACCTCCTTGCTTAATGCGAGCTGCCATGATGCCACCACAGTGAGCAGCGCCAAGTCTTTTCGAACTTCATATCTGAAGATAAAACCCTCACCAGCTCCCGGGGCCCATATTTCCATTACTTCCAGTTGAGGCATACGCATAGCAGCTTGACTTGCCTCCAGAAGCAGGCGTTTCAAAGTCGTCGGGCTGGAAGTCAGATCTCCAATATGTGTCGTCAAGGCTAGGTGACTGAGGGCTGGCCAGCCGCGGAGACCACTTGATGCCTCGGCGGGCTCCCCTGACACGTCCCTCGACACATTCTGGAAAAAGTCTTTCGCATCGATGGCGTGACAGAGAGTAAAGTATCGAAGGTTGTAACTTGCATTGACCGCCGCCAATATGAGGCCGTCGTTGACAGACCTGAGAAATCGCGGGTTTCTATGCATTGGAGATTGCGCCTCCCAAAGATGCACTGATTTGACCGTGGCATATTCGCTCACACGTTCTAGCAACATGATGATCGCCTCGTCGCGTGGAAAGTGTCCTGTACGACCGATTGCGTGCCACGGCTCGTAGTTGATGCTTTGGAGACAGCACAGGCTGGAAAGAATCTTCGCTAGTGCCGCCCTCGACAGACTTCTATAACAATGTTGGTTTACTGAGAAGCATCTGATAATGGGGACCTGTGCGAGCTTGAGAGAACCGGAGCTGAGGTCTAGTAAGTTGCCGAGAAGACGCCGTTTGGAGTTCAAGGAGTGTATACGGCTTCGATCATATTGAGTCGGCTCGAGGCGGTGCTTCCAGGGGTGATCTACATCGCTAGGGGAGCTCGCGCTCAACTTGAATCCAATACCTCCTGTGGACGAATCATGGACCCATGTCGAAAGAGAACAGAACATTTTCTTCAGAGCCTGAGAGAAGAGCTTATTGTTTGCCTTGATCGTATCCTTGGTTTCCGGTTCGTCGAACTTATTGGTAGTGTCGTACTCCTCAGTTCTCACATGAAGCGAGATCTTCTTGACGAGATTTCTTCGGTAGCCGTAGACAATTGAGTTCAAATCATCGATATCGAAACCGGGAAATTGAAGCTTCAGGTCTTGGAAATTTTGCGGTTCGAAGAAGGCTTGCCATTCCCAGGAAACCCTTGTCCAGCATGAAAAATCATGTCGTCCATTTCCCCCCTCAAGCTCCTTCAAAATCATCAGTCGAATCTCCGCCGGCAGGGTTGCCCAATGAAGATTACTGTTGACGTCGTCCAGCGAGTACGTAGTCTTTGAACGTAGCTTCATATTTCCCCTTTTAATGATCGTGATAGGGAGTCGGTATGTTGAGATCtcgagatgggatgggattTGGTATGTAGCGGTGTAAAAGCTTGAAAGCTCAAGATTGCACGCAAAGAGGAATTTCTGATTTTGGCGGGCGGCTTCGGAGACTTTTACCTGTCCAGGTTATTGGGGGACTCATCGTGTGGCTTAGCTGAAGTTGAAGATACGTATTCGATAAAGCTTAACATGCCTGGAAATTTGCGAATCGCCACTTCGATGTATGGGCGAAATAAGGCTAATGTGGTGGGCTTTGAGTAATGTACTGGGCACACAGATGATATTAATAGGAGTGAAGGTGAGCCAAAGCAATTTGTGTATCCGAAGTATTGGCTATGTCTGTTTAAACACTGTCGGTAACACAAGAGGTTGGATATCTGTTTGAACTAGGTGAATTGAGGCTATTCACAGTGGTTCAGTGTCTTggtttttgtttttattGCACACCCAGCTTTACCTGTACAGCTAGGCCCAGATTTGTCGAATCAGATGTCATGGGAGCACAGAACAGATGGCCGTTGGAGAAAGGACATATTGGCCTTGCTCAGCCAAGAGGCTTGGCAACCGTCCAGGGACTACAGCACTGCAAGCTTCGTCCTAGGCTGTATGCTTTGCAGAGACTTTGGGCACTTCAAGTCTTCTGTGCGCTGTATAGCGTTGACTTGAAAGGTATTCGCACGCGTTCTCACCTGCTTTGTGCATACTGACTTAATTGGGACTGCCCAACTACTGTGTAACAAGACTTGCTGAAAACACACAAGTGGGGCGGTACTAGTGACACGACGTCACAGACACCCCCACTACCGATAAGAGCATCACGTGCATTCTGCTTTATCGATAGGCACAGGGTGCGCGGGAATTCTTTGTCCTTGACGTCGGCCACCCGAATTTTAACTCAATTACTTGGGGCTTGCGGCATTCTCAACGCGTCAACACCAGGATCCACAGCACAACGCGCCCACGATGAGCTCATACAGACCCTCGTATCCGCCTCGCAGAGGCAATGGCAGCCACAACAACTCAAGAGACAATCGTAACCATGGCCGCTACGATTCGCgcccatcccatcatccGCCACCACCTGGAGCTGGAGACACCTGGCGCAATCCGTGGCCTGAGGACCGTGAGTACCTGCGACATCGCCGTTCTAGCAGATCGCGATCCCCTCCACGGCGTCTCAACCATTATGATTCTTACAAAGGAGCCCATGCAGGCCGCAGATCCGGAGCCTTCGATGGCTACAGACCCGATACCCGCCCACCCCAAGGCGACTTCACCTTTCGGATGGAGAAGCCCACTGGCGTAGGCGAGGCCGCCACAGGAGATTCATATCGTCCCTATCAGGGTAATGACCGGCGAAGGGCTGGACGCGCCCGTGGCGGACCCTTTCGTGGTCGCGGACGAGGCGCATATCAGAAGATCATCCCGGCCGAGCGCGAGCTCTTGCGCGCCCGtcgcgatggcgtcgacgacgagaacctggtcgccgagggcgatggcggcatAGTCTATAGAGATGTTGACGAGCTGTCGGATGACGAAGAGGCTGATATGGAAATTTCTGACAACTCGGACGGTGAATCGGGCGAGCCTTCCACCAAGCGCGCCCGCCGCTCGGGCAACGATGAATCGGGCAACAGCATTCCCAAGTGGTCCAATCCCGACCCGTACACGGCCTTGCCCCCGCCCGATGCTGCCGAGCGTAAAAAGAAGGATATGGTGAAGATGATTCGGAAGGCGCGAGTGGACGAGACTGCCGCCGACAAACTCGCTGCCAGCACAGAAGCAGAAGAGTTCATTTCATTCGATCTCGACGAACCTGGCGGCAACGACAACGGCAacgccgacgaagaagaagaaattaTCCTCCCGCCGTCCGAACcaccctctcccccctctcctcctcctcctccgccgcctcatCCTGCACCCCCTGCGCAGGCGTCTCACGACATCGCTAGAGAGCCTCCTTCTGGACCCCGCGCAGATCGCGACAGCCGACCTGCCCCCAACGcatcggccgcctcgacAGCACCTTCTACGCCCGCCAATAAGCCCTCAAGCCTGCCGCCTAAGCCCCtcgtggccgacgacgcttTAGGCTCGCGGAAGCGCACCGCTGACGACCACATCAAGCCTCCTACGTACGGTCCTCTGAAGAAGGTTAACAGGATGCCTGTCGGCGGCGCTATCTTGCCAGAGTGGCAGGTcaccaaggacgaggaccccACCCCCTGGATCCAAGCCGATCATTCCAAGACTTCTGACATGAGCGTCTGGTGAGTTGGGACGAATTTTGTCTCTGGCCCGACACCGCATCTAATCTTCCACAGGCTTCACAAGGAGATTGTCGACTTCTACGAGGTTGTCCGACCCCGCGACTTCGAACACGAGATGCGAACCCAGCTTGTGGAGCGACTCCGCAGATCCCTCAGAACAAGTCAGTTCTATAGGGACTGTGACGTACGACCCTTTGGGTCTTACATGTCGGGCTTGTATTTACCTACAGCCGACATGGACTTGGTTGTCTGTGCGCAGAGTTGGCTTAATGGCGCCCATTCAAACTTTTTCGGCATCAGGGCGCTCAGAGCATTTGGCAAGTTCCTCTCCCAAAAGAAGATCACCCACTACAACAGTATGGAGTTCATTGCCAGCGCCAAGGTGCCTCTTGTGAAGTACATCGACAGCATCACTGGCCTCAGAGTCGACATCTCGTTCGACCGCCTTGATGGTCCTCAAGCTGTCAAGACGTTCGCTGAGTGGAAGGAACAGTTCCCGGCCATGCCCATCCTCGTCACCATGATCAAGCACTTCCTCGCCATGCGTGGCTTGAACGAGCCCGTCAACGGAGGCATTGGTAGCTTCACCGTGACCTGTATGGTTGTCAGCATGCTGCAGCTCATGCCCCAGGTCCAGAGCCGTAACCTCATTCCTGAGCACCACCTCGGTGAGATGCTCATGGAGTTCTTCGATCTTTATGGAAACAGGTTCGACTATGTCAACACGGCAATCCGTATGAAGCCCCCGGGGTACATGCACAAGGTACTTTTTCAACCTATTGGACTTGTTGATGGCTCTTTTTTAACCAAGCTTGAACTGCAGGCCCGCGTCCGTGAAGTCGTGTACAAGAACACAGATCGAATTTCCGTCATTGATCCTAACAACCCTGCCAACGACATCTCTGGCGGCTCCAGCAATGCCGGCCGAATCCTGGAAGAGTTCAGCATCGCCCACAGCATGTTGAAGCAGAGAATCAACGAGCTTACCCAGCAGAGCTCCCGCGTCAAGAGATCTGCCAGCATTCTCGAGACCATCTACGCCGGCAACTACTCTTCATTCCGTCTTCAACGCGCGCATCTTCGCAAGTTGTACGACGCCAGATAACGAAGCAGTATCATCAGTCTTGTGTGAGATTGTCCGAGATCGCCGTCCAAACTATTGACACAGGGAGTCTGTGGACTTGACATGATCCGTCGGAAGGAAACGAATTATCTCAGGGTACCGGAACCATTGCTTTCATTGCTTAAAGGGGAGGAAGCAGCAAAGCTCCAGCTTGGAGACGGAGTCAAGGAGAGGCGGCTATTTCTTTCATACGATACCCACTCCACCATTTTCCCTTGTCATCGGACTCGGGGTTGAGCCGTCGAGCCGAACTTGGGCTTTATTTTTCAAGTTATCACTTTGTTTTGTGTTCATTTTTCATTTTTGTCGTCCGAAACGAGTTGTATGATAAAACGTGGAGGGTTTGGGGCGGCCACGAGGATTGACATTACAGGCCCGGTCTCTTCCGCGTCGTGCGCGTATCTCGCCACACAGCCGCCCCCTTCTCAAATCTCTGCACCAGCTACCACAGCATCGGGCCCAGCCCTAGTGGGCGTCTCTCAAATGAACATGgactttttttcttcataTCACTGCTTACACGCTGCTAGCTAACCGATGCAGTGTTGCCGTTTCATCAGGGGCGGGATGCAATCCAAGCATGAGCTGCCCTGTCTGCCCGCCTGCCGTGGCCCTGGCGGCTCTCGACGCTTGGCCTACTTTTTGGTTTTACGCTGATCAGTCACAGATATCATGCAGCCCTCTTTCGCGAGATGGCTGCACAGCGACGAGGGGGGTCCTCGCAGCCCCGAGATCGTGGGATGCTTGGGCCCGGTACAAGGACTCGCACAACCAAATAAACACTCTCCAAGCCAGTGCTCTTCGGGGTGCTGGTGGCTTTTCTCATCGCATACTGTGCCTCGGGCACGGGTGCGGAGAGGGAACGGCAAGTGAAGAGGCAAGATGAAGGGTGCTACGAATGAAAagcgggagagagagagggggagcCATCTGCCGTCTCATATATGAGCATCGTGCCCGTGCGAACTTGAGAGGGACCGGACTGCCTTGACTACGTATCTCAACCTCATCTGAGCATGAGCACGAGCTTGGACACAGGGGGCAGACATGAGTGAATCAAGTACAGCGGGCTCCCCTTTCCTGCCGAGAGTGGCTCCGTACAGCCTCATGTGTCTCTGATGACAACCGAGTTGATCCCGCCTCTCCCCGAGCAAAGTGCTCCCGACGGAACGGATAGGCGAAGGGGTCATCGTGTTCTGGCACCTACCCTTGTACCTTCACGTGCCATTTGGCCCATGCAGGTAGGTCCGTGAACTTCTGGAAGTTCCGCAGACCATCTCTTCGAAGGCTCGACCTGGGCCCATCTATCTGCTTGCTGGTCTCTCACTCGGCAGTTGCCCAGTCCTACGCGTCCGCACACTATTGACGGGCGTAGTGGCAGAGGGCAAGCAGAGGGCGAAGAGCCGTGAAGTGAACAATGGGAGGCATTATCGGTTCAAAGTAGCATTGACAATAGGGTCGCATGTGTAAGTAAACGAGATCCGAGTTCGTTTGGTCTCACCTGATAATCTGGGTCATGTGCTCCTGCAAGTCCGGCA from Colletotrichum higginsianum IMI 349063 chromosome 4, whole genome shotgun sequence includes:
- a CDS encoding ATP-binding cassette sub-family A member 9, translated to MIFSGTFLWLRQTQALTKKILLVTLTRQWLSTLICSLVIPIVVLALALGLPGLSSPSSKYGVGSPSPAQTLSESIPNGAKLFFIQSPNAGDDVSKAIRDITAPLGSRARVELLQNERQLMEKCPTDMNGRTDCFAAVVFNDSPLSNTGDGQWNYTIRVSSSKSRSTFDVTQPSKATGNMFTPLQLAVDQAITNSTIVPDTYMFTRISQDQAKAIKRRASIDMILGGLGIVCFASMLSLVFHIVGMISSERESGMSQLIDVMGGGAASARVLSYVIAFDIIYFPTWVILGGIFSSLLLPTSNAGIPILWQVLTGWALTSGCVFGATFAVRYSAIYAVAALAGMAMFAMLLDSQAEPISALVAILFSAVFPSCSYIFVLNSLARYEKAGIAANIYAIPPTPGLAVHQASIGTLWSCLCLTIVVFPLVAILIETFVHGISTRRRSFKTGSKAADSTTALEVTGLTKTYPPSIWRRMCCCCCGSFRRSFTAVDSLDFTSQKQQILCLLGINGSGKTTTMDLITGRQRPTSGSIRINASASQIGFCPQKNIQWEQLTVLEHAAIWDQIKGGSATRAQLEQLVESCDLSLKMNSQVGTLSGGQKRKVQLTCMLAGGSSVCLMDEVTTGMDPVSRRAIWNIVLAERSKRSIILTTHFLDECEVLADQVVVVSRGHLKCQGSPAELKNTYGGGYRVHVPQIENVPRSQYPSVVYQGQTVFNTPDSTSATHLLSSLEAAGLSDVLVTGPTIEDVFLKVANETEELEKRNSNFSSKTDTAPLALVQDDGWSDGELSSGNRTNFFQQLGALTIKRVMIFRSNFWWYILAMVIPLAFSPAITSLLMVTDGIDTYPYVPPKCQSFEPSIFDEPWLVDLAQSGYTDSLGSGAMSMLVGPRSARDSMFHTVDKFPVGKRYGSQSFDSDFVFQDGFENFQRRVHDNASTVAPGALYMGDASQKPTIAYNPELGYDTPVLMQNLWSQARSGVSIAVQLAFFSSSVPLDAGSGLIAAVLLAFLHTIYPAFFALYPAYEKLQNVRALQYSNRVRPGPLWISYTMIDMTIVIIIAALATLALSANVENWYFAGYMFPVFWLYGVASMLWSYIISLYARSELAAFGFTFCSIMVAFILSVVGFSLGATNPNAGSPTLVLDAVSYSLGLLFPIMNLFRALAIGLNVWLVGCREFKLVTDPGSINAYGGPIMLLVIQVVYLFPLLLWLDGQHSFAWPWKKTKQVTPEESMPSTGQDIEMKTVRAETSSDDILNIQHVTKSFGSKLAVDNVSLVMGESSVLALLGPNGAGKTTLTNMMRGDMVPDMGSISVQGVGVQSDPQMAREHIGGMLLDVTLLCPQFDALDKLTARQQLQFYARIKGVKNINRDVELVMKKVGLTPHASRLTHKLSGGNKRKLSLAIALLGNPKVLILDEPSSAMDAIAKREMWKMLSSITPGRSVLLTTHSMEEADELATRVAIMSKRILAIGTSQELRKRYSNVYDVHLVLGTAPGSTRGEMQNVESWVRDVFPEASFDAVNLGGQVRFVVPVGTGVSRDGRSTVRRLMETLEQHKTSLGLAHYTVGMGTLEMVFLNIMRESDVPEGEEKVKKPLWRW
- a CDS encoding F-box domain-containing protein translates to MKLRSKTTYSLDDVNSNLHWATLPAEIRLMILKELEGGNGRHDFSCWTRVSWEWQAFFEPQNFQDLKLQFPGFDIDDLNSIVYGYRRNLVKKISLHVRTEEYDTTNKFDEPETKDTIKANNKLFSQALKKMFCSLSTWVHDSSTGGIGFKLSASSPSDVDHPWKHRLEPTQYDRSRIHSLNSKRRLLGNLLDLSSGSLKLAQVPIIRCFSVNQHCYRSLSRAALAKILSSLCCLQSINYEPWHAIGRTGHFPRDEAIIMLLERVSEYATVKSVHLWEAQSPMHRNPRFLRSVNDGLILAAVNASYNLRYFTLCHAIDAKDFFQNVSRDVSGEPAEASSGLRGWPALSHLALTTHIGDLTSSPTTLKRLLLEASQAAMRMPQLEVMEIWAPGAGEGFIFRYEVRKDLALLTVVASWQLALSKEVVKSWKIVASHWAPREFTHQMRLAGSETTTSSSPFAYCRKLRLRKLLREWR
- a CDS encoding Topoisomerase family protein, which produces MAATIRAHPIIRHHLELETPGAIRGLRTVSTCDIAVLADRDPLHGVSTIMILTKEPMQAADPEPSMATDPIPAHPKATSPFGWRSPLAAGRARGGPFRGRGRGAYQKIIPAERELLRARRDGVDDENLVAEGDGGIVYRDVDELSDDEEADMEISDNSDGESGEPSTKRARRSGNDESGNSIPKWSNPDPYTALPPPDAAERKKKDMVKMIRKARVDETAADKLAASTEAEEFISFDLDEPGGNDNGNADEEEEIILPPSEPPSPPSPPPPPPPHPAPPAQASHDIAREPPSGPRADRDSRPAPNASAASTAPSTPANKPSSLPPKPLVADDALGSRKRTADDHIKPPTYGPLKKVNRMPVGGAILPEWQVTKDEDPTPWIQADHSKTSDMSVWLHKEIVDFYEVVRPRDFEHEMRTQLVERLRRSLRTTDMDLVVCAQSWLNGAHSNFFGIRALRAFGKFLSQKKITHYNSMEFIASAKVPLVKYIDSITGLRVDISFDRLDGPQAVKTFAEWKEQFPAMPILVTMIKHFLAMRGLNEPVNGGIGSFTVTCMVVSMLQLMPQVQSRNLIPEHHLGEMLMEFFDLYGNRFDYVNTAIRMKPPGYMHKVLFQPIGLVDGSFLTKLELQARVREVVYKNTDRISVIDPNNPANDISGGSSNAGRILEEFSIAHSMLKQRINELTQQSSRVKRSASILETIYAGNYSSFRLQRAHLRKLYDAR